One window of the Anomaloglossus baeobatrachus isolate aAnoBae1 chromosome 12, aAnoBae1.hap1, whole genome shotgun sequence genome contains the following:
- the CGN gene encoding cingulin isoform X1, whose product MERRVNGDMAEQHLPVGQGVQIRFIDDLKENRKPRSIRSKQDSYGVAIRVQGIDGQPFVVLNSGDKTKSSYGVQIKTNNSYGNASSNSTPEYQGLTTKASRTVHSISSESDMPENPYSNRTYHQTGSHYSSTSDEEQTSRPRSKPRALQPARREELRRSQSHGSLIDAEQEDSYGYDGHYSERSSTLDTTYSQSSGSRGSLKKTGNGEVTTGKYKPVTSQQPTSFSASQQRKSDFPTSSSPKLPSEDIDTKPLSSVDSLINKFDNKVQMRGRTARRSQAMKDERKRSQSLDGRKSQQDTTDYREVQTTERSVQQSHRQDSRVFDRAPLEREGVNKTRLTKEWLAQTLEEPLTQSQQRTVQSELQLKSTPDLLKDQQQDDPTREMIYSTLRDGSNESDAFLRKKTSLLLEKLQSFQASPGDDTRTLVSQKKDLERRVSELQQQLDDEMKQRLRQEASRPKSSTQRLEIHLEESVEECRKLKELLEKKKNELNSMSQELIEVRMSKEQVETKLRSLEGKLQDAKEEVNQMRLKGATGDKHALLKELQEMQEELDAVLQIRYRQDDLLRQKERELTALKGALKEEVANHDQELERVRQQYQSDVQQLRKNMDNVSQDQLSLEAERQKINQVVRNLQREVEESSEEINQWKEMFQKNKEELRKTKEEVLQLKLEKEENEDELTEMKNRFSLVQSELNQVKKGSVDVEEAEVTRKELQRFQDQVKQLMQEKQRLDETLRQRDRELSALKGALKDEVSGRDQDIEQLREQFNRELHESKKEYEDHMRELQQFQDQVKPLMQEKERLEDSIYQRDRELSALKGALKDEVSGHDREAEKMRDKFNRDLQQTKRDYEDLLKTKKKLEDEKADSEHMRQVIESTLQDTRDENDDLRRKILGLEAQVKELKTFCDDLQRAETRLKDRIGRMEAERKKMEESLGEATDQGQEFATARREMENRLDEAQRNLKRLTLEYEELQECYQEEIKQKDQLKKTKNELEEQKRLLDKSMDKLTRQLDSMSHESRDSLELLQMQLEEYKEKARKEISDSQKQAKEKAAEAEKLQINVNRLQEEVQRLKLAHQDSQAEKESAVLDKELVSQRLQSLEQDIESKKRVQDDRSRQVKVLEDKLKRLEVELDEEKNSVELLTDRVNRSRDQMEQLRAELMQERTSRQDLECDKISLERQNKDLKNRLSGMEGQQKPSSNVSQLEAKLQEVQERLQQEEREKNTLLSSNRKLERKLKELNIQLEDERLQVNDQKDQLNLRVKALKRQMDEAEEEIERLEGMKKKAQRELEEQHEINEQLQSRLKSMEKESRRKPIRPAADDDDLSSDGDFDRPFDPSSITSLLTESNLQTSSC is encoded by the exons ATGGAAAGACGTGTTAATGGAGACATGGCCGAGCAACACTTACCCGTGGGCCAAGGAGTCCAGATCCGTTTTATCGATGATCTGAAAGAGAACAGGAAGCCCAGGAGCATCAGGTCCAAGCAAGACTCGTACGGCGTGGCCATCCGGGTTCAGGGCATAGACGGACAACCATTTGTGGTTCTCAACAGCGGAGACAAAACTAAATCTTCATACGGGGTTCAGATCAAAACGAACAACTCCTATGGAAatgcctcctccaactccacgcctGAGTACCAGGGACTCACCACCAAGGCTAGCCGGACAGTCCACTCTATTAGCTCAGAATCAGACATGCCAGAAAACCCATATAGCAATAGGACATACCACCAAACTGGCTCTCACTACAGCAGTACCTCAGATGAGGAGCAAACCTCCAGGCCTCGCAGCAAGCCCCGAGCTCTGCAGCCAGCACGCCGTGAGGAGCTCAGGAGGTCACAGTCCCATGGGTCTTTAATTGATGCAGAACAGGAGGACTCTTATGGCTACGATGGACACTACAGTGAACGATCCTCCACCCTCGACACTACATACTCCCAATCGTCAGGCAGCCGTGGAAGTCTGAAGAAGACGGGCAATGGGGAGGTCACAACTGGGAAATATAAGCCGGTAACTAGCCAACAACCTACCTCTTTCTCCGCTTCACAACAGAGGAAGAGCGACTTCCCAACGTCATCCTCGCCAAAGCTGCCAAGTGAAGATATAGACACCAAGCCGCTCTCTTCCGTGGACTCTCTAATCAATAAATTTGATAATAAGGTCCAGATGAGGGGGCGGACGGCAAGAAGGAGCCAGGCCATGAAAGATGAGAGGAAGCGATCACAGAGCTTGGACGGACGGAAGTCTCAACAGGACACCACAGACTACAGAGAAGTGCAGACAACAGAAAGAAGCGTACAACAGAGTCACCGCCAGGACAGCCGGGTGTTTGACAGAGCTCCCCTGGAAAGGGAGGGTGTCAACAAGACTCGGCTGACGAAAGAATGGTTGGCACAAACGCTGGAAGAGCCACTGACTCAGTCACAGCAGAGAACGGTCCAGTCAGAGCTGCAG TTGAAGAGCACTCCAGACCTTCTGAAGGACCAGCAGCAAGATGACCCCACTCGTGAGATGATTTACAGCACCCTCCGGGACGG GTCTAATGAGAGTGATGCTTTTCTGCGGAAAAAGACAAGTCTACTGTTGGAAAAGCTTCAGTCCTTTCAA GCCTCCCCAGGAGATGACACCAGGACTCTGGTCTCTCAGAAGAAGGACCTGGAGAGGAGAGTGTCCGAACTTCAGCAGCAGCTGGACGATGAAATGAAG CAAAGACTGAGGCAGGAAGCTTCTCGTCCAAAGTCGTCCACCCAGAGACTGGAGATTCATCTGGAGGAGTCTGTAGAAGAGTGCAGAAAACTAAAGGAACTTCTGGAGAAAAAAAAGAACGAGCTGAACTCCATGTCTCAGGA GTTGATTGAGGTGCGGATGAGTAAAGAACAAGTGGAAACTAAACTGCGATCCCTGGAAGGGAAACTTCAAGATGCCAAAGAAGAGGTGAACCAAATGCGCTTAAAGGGGGCCACCGGGGACAAGCACGCTCTCCTGAAG GAGCTGCAAGAAATGCAGGAAGAGTTGGATGCAGTTTTGCAGATTCGGTACAGGCAGGACGATCTGCTGAGACAGAAGGAGCGAGAACTGACAGCCCTGAAGGGGGCGCTGAAGGAGGAGGTGGCAAATCATGACCAGGAGCTGGAGCGTGTCCGACAGCAGTACCAGAGCGACGTGCAGCAACTACGGAAAAACATGGACAACGTATCGCAG GACCAGCTGAGCCTGGAGGCTGAGCGGCAGAAAATAAACCAGGTTGTGAGAAACTTGCAGCGAGAAGTGGAGGAAAGCAGCGAAGAGATCAACCAATGGAAGGAGATGTTCCAGAAAAATAAGGAGGAGCTCCGCAAAACAAAGGAGGA GGTTTTGCAGCTGAAGCTTGAGAAAGAGGAGAATGAAGATGAGCTGACCGAGATGAAAAATCGCTTCTCCCTGGTGCAGTCAGAGCTAAACCAAGTGAAAAAAGGCTCGGTGGATGTGGAGGAAGCCGAGGTCACAAGGAAG GAGCTGCAAAGATTTCAGGATCAGGTGAAGCAGCTGATGCAGGAAAAGCAGCGGCTGGACGAGACTCTACGCCAGCGGGATAGGGAGCTGTCTGCCTTAAAGGGGGCGCTGAAGGATGAAGTGTCTGGACGAGACCAAGACATAGAGCAACTGCGCGAACAGTTCAACCGAGAGCTGCATGAATCCAAGAAAGAGTACGAGGACCACATGAGG GAGCTACAGCAATTCCAGGACCAAGTAAAGCCTCTAATGCAGGAGAAGGAGCGGCTGGAGGACTCTATATACCAGCGAGACCGGGAGCTATCAGCCCTGAAAGGAGCATTAAAGGACGAAGTGTCAGGCCACGATCGCGAGGCAGAAAAGATGCGTGACAAATTCAACAGGGACCTGCAACAAACCAAGAGGGACTATGAGGATCTCCTCAAG ACCAAGAAAAAACTAGAGGATGAGAAGGCAGATTCAGAGCACATGCGCCAAGTGATTGAGAGCACGCTGCAGGACACCCGTGATGAGAACGATGACCTCCGCAGAAAGATCCTGGGGCTGGAGGCTCAGGTGAAGGAACTGAAGACGTTCTGCGATGATCTCCAGAGGGCAGAGACAAGGCTTAAGGACAGAATTGGCAGGATGGAA GCCGAGCGGAAGAAGATGGAGGAGTCCCTTGGAGAAGCCACAGACCAAGGCCAGGAGTTTGCCACAGCGAGGAGAGAAATGGAGAACAGACTGGACGAGGCTCAGAGGAACTTGAAGCGCTTGACATTGGAGTATGAAGAGCTGCAGGAGTGTTACCAGGAGGAGATAAAACAGAAGGACCAGCTGAAGAAGACCAAGAATGAGCTGGAAGAACAGAAGCGGCTCCTGGACAAGTCTATGGATAAACTGACCAGACAG CTGGACAGTATGTCACATGAATCCAGGGATTCTCTGGAGCTTTTGCAGATGCAATTAGAAGAATACAAGGAAAAGGCTCGCAAGGAGATAAGCGACTCCCAAAAACAAGCCAAGGAGAAGGCAGCTGAAGCTGAGAAGCTTCAGATAAATGTCAACCGGCTGCAGGAAGAG GTGCAGCGTCTGAAGCTGGCTCATCAGGACAGCCAAGCTGAGAAGGAGAGTGCAGTGCTGGACAAGGAGCTGGTCAGTCAGAGGCTACAGAGCCTAGAACAGGACATCGAGTCCAAGAAACGAGTCCAAGATGATCGTTCCCGACAGGTGAAAGTGCTGGAG GACAAATTGAAGCGTCTGGAGGTGGAGCTCGATGAGGAGAAGAATTCTGTAGAGCTCCTCACTGATCGGGTGAACCGTAGCCGGGACCAG ATGGAGCAGTTAAGAGCGGAGCTCATGCAGGAGAGGACCAGCCGCCAGGACCTGGAGTGTGATAAGATCTCCTTGGAGAGACAG AATAAAGATTTAAAGAACCGTCTGTCAGGAATGGAGGGGCAGCAGAAACCCAGCTCCAATGTGTCCCAGCTGGAGGCCAAACTGCAGGAGGTCCAGGAGCGTCTGCAGCAGGAGGAGAG GGAAAAGAACACATTATTGTCCTCAAACCGTAAGCTTGAGAGGAAGCTGAAAGAGCTGAACATTCAGCTGGAGGATGAGCGACTCCAAGTCAATGACCAGAAGGACCAG CTCAACTTGAGGGTAAAAGCTTTGAAGAGACAGATGGATGAGGCCGAGGAAGAGATTGAGCGTCTGGAGGGGATGAAGAAGAAAGCTCAACGAGAGCTGGAAGAACAGCACGAGATCAATGAACAGCTCCAGAGTCGCCTAAAATCCATGGAGAAAGAGTCCCG GCGTAAGCCGATCCGTCCTGCCGCAGATGACGATGATCTCAGCTCTGATGGGGACTTTGATAGACCATTTGATCCCAGCTCTATAACCTCGCTTCTCACGGAGAGTAACCTCCAGACCAGCTCGTGCTAA
- the CGN gene encoding cingulin isoform X2, translated as MERRVNGDMAEQHLPVGQGVQIRFIDDLKENRKPRSIRSKQDSYGVAIRVQGIDGQPFVVLNSGDKTKSSYGVQIKTNNSYGNASSNSTPEYQGLTTKASRTVHSISSESDMPENPYSNRTYHQTGSHYSSTSDEEQTSRPRSKPRALQPARREELRRSQSHGSLIDAEQEDSYGYDGHYSERSSTLDTTYSQSSGSRGSLKKTGNGEVTTGKYKPVTSQQPTSFSASQQRKSDFPTSSSPKLPSEDIDTKPLSSVDSLINKFDNKVQMRGRTARRSQAMKDERKRSQSLDGRKSQQDTTDYREVQTTERSVQQSHRQDSRVFDRAPLEREGVNKTRLTKEWLAQTLEEPLTQSQQRTVQSELQLKSTPDLLKDQQQDDPTREMIYSTLRDGSNESDAFLRKKTSLLLEKLQSFQASPGDDTRTLVSQKKDLERRVSELQQQLDDEMKQRLRQEASRPKSSTQRLEIHLEESVEECRKLKELLEKKKNELNSMSQELIEVRMSKEQVETKLRSLEGKLQDAKEEVNQMRLKGATGDKHALLKDQLSLEAERQKINQVVRNLQREVEESSEEINQWKEMFQKNKEELRKTKEEVLQLKLEKEENEDELTEMKNRFSLVQSELNQVKKGSVDVEEAEVTRKELQRFQDQVKQLMQEKQRLDETLRQRDRELSALKGALKDEVSGRDQDIEQLREQFNRELHESKKEYEDHMRELQQFQDQVKPLMQEKERLEDSIYQRDRELSALKGALKDEVSGHDREAEKMRDKFNRDLQQTKRDYEDLLKTKKKLEDEKADSEHMRQVIESTLQDTRDENDDLRRKILGLEAQVKELKTFCDDLQRAETRLKDRIGRMEAERKKMEESLGEATDQGQEFATARREMENRLDEAQRNLKRLTLEYEELQECYQEEIKQKDQLKKTKNELEEQKRLLDKSMDKLTRQLDSMSHESRDSLELLQMQLEEYKEKARKEISDSQKQAKEKAAEAEKLQINVNRLQEEVQRLKLAHQDSQAEKESAVLDKELVSQRLQSLEQDIESKKRVQDDRSRQVKVLEDKLKRLEVELDEEKNSVELLTDRVNRSRDQMEQLRAELMQERTSRQDLECDKISLERQNKDLKNRLSGMEGQQKPSSNVSQLEAKLQEVQERLQQEEREKNTLLSSNRKLERKLKELNIQLEDERLQVNDQKDQLNLRVKALKRQMDEAEEEIERLEGMKKKAQRELEEQHEINEQLQSRLKSMEKESRRKPIRPAADDDDLSSDGDFDRPFDPSSITSLLTESNLQTSSC; from the exons ATGGAAAGACGTGTTAATGGAGACATGGCCGAGCAACACTTACCCGTGGGCCAAGGAGTCCAGATCCGTTTTATCGATGATCTGAAAGAGAACAGGAAGCCCAGGAGCATCAGGTCCAAGCAAGACTCGTACGGCGTGGCCATCCGGGTTCAGGGCATAGACGGACAACCATTTGTGGTTCTCAACAGCGGAGACAAAACTAAATCTTCATACGGGGTTCAGATCAAAACGAACAACTCCTATGGAAatgcctcctccaactccacgcctGAGTACCAGGGACTCACCACCAAGGCTAGCCGGACAGTCCACTCTATTAGCTCAGAATCAGACATGCCAGAAAACCCATATAGCAATAGGACATACCACCAAACTGGCTCTCACTACAGCAGTACCTCAGATGAGGAGCAAACCTCCAGGCCTCGCAGCAAGCCCCGAGCTCTGCAGCCAGCACGCCGTGAGGAGCTCAGGAGGTCACAGTCCCATGGGTCTTTAATTGATGCAGAACAGGAGGACTCTTATGGCTACGATGGACACTACAGTGAACGATCCTCCACCCTCGACACTACATACTCCCAATCGTCAGGCAGCCGTGGAAGTCTGAAGAAGACGGGCAATGGGGAGGTCACAACTGGGAAATATAAGCCGGTAACTAGCCAACAACCTACCTCTTTCTCCGCTTCACAACAGAGGAAGAGCGACTTCCCAACGTCATCCTCGCCAAAGCTGCCAAGTGAAGATATAGACACCAAGCCGCTCTCTTCCGTGGACTCTCTAATCAATAAATTTGATAATAAGGTCCAGATGAGGGGGCGGACGGCAAGAAGGAGCCAGGCCATGAAAGATGAGAGGAAGCGATCACAGAGCTTGGACGGACGGAAGTCTCAACAGGACACCACAGACTACAGAGAAGTGCAGACAACAGAAAGAAGCGTACAACAGAGTCACCGCCAGGACAGCCGGGTGTTTGACAGAGCTCCCCTGGAAAGGGAGGGTGTCAACAAGACTCGGCTGACGAAAGAATGGTTGGCACAAACGCTGGAAGAGCCACTGACTCAGTCACAGCAGAGAACGGTCCAGTCAGAGCTGCAG TTGAAGAGCACTCCAGACCTTCTGAAGGACCAGCAGCAAGATGACCCCACTCGTGAGATGATTTACAGCACCCTCCGGGACGG GTCTAATGAGAGTGATGCTTTTCTGCGGAAAAAGACAAGTCTACTGTTGGAAAAGCTTCAGTCCTTTCAA GCCTCCCCAGGAGATGACACCAGGACTCTGGTCTCTCAGAAGAAGGACCTGGAGAGGAGAGTGTCCGAACTTCAGCAGCAGCTGGACGATGAAATGAAG CAAAGACTGAGGCAGGAAGCTTCTCGTCCAAAGTCGTCCACCCAGAGACTGGAGATTCATCTGGAGGAGTCTGTAGAAGAGTGCAGAAAACTAAAGGAACTTCTGGAGAAAAAAAAGAACGAGCTGAACTCCATGTCTCAGGA GTTGATTGAGGTGCGGATGAGTAAAGAACAAGTGGAAACTAAACTGCGATCCCTGGAAGGGAAACTTCAAGATGCCAAAGAAGAGGTGAACCAAATGCGCTTAAAGGGGGCCACCGGGGACAAGCACGCTCTCCTGAAG GACCAGCTGAGCCTGGAGGCTGAGCGGCAGAAAATAAACCAGGTTGTGAGAAACTTGCAGCGAGAAGTGGAGGAAAGCAGCGAAGAGATCAACCAATGGAAGGAGATGTTCCAGAAAAATAAGGAGGAGCTCCGCAAAACAAAGGAGGA GGTTTTGCAGCTGAAGCTTGAGAAAGAGGAGAATGAAGATGAGCTGACCGAGATGAAAAATCGCTTCTCCCTGGTGCAGTCAGAGCTAAACCAAGTGAAAAAAGGCTCGGTGGATGTGGAGGAAGCCGAGGTCACAAGGAAG GAGCTGCAAAGATTTCAGGATCAGGTGAAGCAGCTGATGCAGGAAAAGCAGCGGCTGGACGAGACTCTACGCCAGCGGGATAGGGAGCTGTCTGCCTTAAAGGGGGCGCTGAAGGATGAAGTGTCTGGACGAGACCAAGACATAGAGCAACTGCGCGAACAGTTCAACCGAGAGCTGCATGAATCCAAGAAAGAGTACGAGGACCACATGAGG GAGCTACAGCAATTCCAGGACCAAGTAAAGCCTCTAATGCAGGAGAAGGAGCGGCTGGAGGACTCTATATACCAGCGAGACCGGGAGCTATCAGCCCTGAAAGGAGCATTAAAGGACGAAGTGTCAGGCCACGATCGCGAGGCAGAAAAGATGCGTGACAAATTCAACAGGGACCTGCAACAAACCAAGAGGGACTATGAGGATCTCCTCAAG ACCAAGAAAAAACTAGAGGATGAGAAGGCAGATTCAGAGCACATGCGCCAAGTGATTGAGAGCACGCTGCAGGACACCCGTGATGAGAACGATGACCTCCGCAGAAAGATCCTGGGGCTGGAGGCTCAGGTGAAGGAACTGAAGACGTTCTGCGATGATCTCCAGAGGGCAGAGACAAGGCTTAAGGACAGAATTGGCAGGATGGAA GCCGAGCGGAAGAAGATGGAGGAGTCCCTTGGAGAAGCCACAGACCAAGGCCAGGAGTTTGCCACAGCGAGGAGAGAAATGGAGAACAGACTGGACGAGGCTCAGAGGAACTTGAAGCGCTTGACATTGGAGTATGAAGAGCTGCAGGAGTGTTACCAGGAGGAGATAAAACAGAAGGACCAGCTGAAGAAGACCAAGAATGAGCTGGAAGAACAGAAGCGGCTCCTGGACAAGTCTATGGATAAACTGACCAGACAG CTGGACAGTATGTCACATGAATCCAGGGATTCTCTGGAGCTTTTGCAGATGCAATTAGAAGAATACAAGGAAAAGGCTCGCAAGGAGATAAGCGACTCCCAAAAACAAGCCAAGGAGAAGGCAGCTGAAGCTGAGAAGCTTCAGATAAATGTCAACCGGCTGCAGGAAGAG GTGCAGCGTCTGAAGCTGGCTCATCAGGACAGCCAAGCTGAGAAGGAGAGTGCAGTGCTGGACAAGGAGCTGGTCAGTCAGAGGCTACAGAGCCTAGAACAGGACATCGAGTCCAAGAAACGAGTCCAAGATGATCGTTCCCGACAGGTGAAAGTGCTGGAG GACAAATTGAAGCGTCTGGAGGTGGAGCTCGATGAGGAGAAGAATTCTGTAGAGCTCCTCACTGATCGGGTGAACCGTAGCCGGGACCAG ATGGAGCAGTTAAGAGCGGAGCTCATGCAGGAGAGGACCAGCCGCCAGGACCTGGAGTGTGATAAGATCTCCTTGGAGAGACAG AATAAAGATTTAAAGAACCGTCTGTCAGGAATGGAGGGGCAGCAGAAACCCAGCTCCAATGTGTCCCAGCTGGAGGCCAAACTGCAGGAGGTCCAGGAGCGTCTGCAGCAGGAGGAGAG GGAAAAGAACACATTATTGTCCTCAAACCGTAAGCTTGAGAGGAAGCTGAAAGAGCTGAACATTCAGCTGGAGGATGAGCGACTCCAAGTCAATGACCAGAAGGACCAG CTCAACTTGAGGGTAAAAGCTTTGAAGAGACAGATGGATGAGGCCGAGGAAGAGATTGAGCGTCTGGAGGGGATGAAGAAGAAAGCTCAACGAGAGCTGGAAGAACAGCACGAGATCAATGAACAGCTCCAGAGTCGCCTAAAATCCATGGAGAAAGAGTCCCG GCGTAAGCCGATCCGTCCTGCCGCAGATGACGATGATCTCAGCTCTGATGGGGACTTTGATAGACCATTTGATCCCAGCTCTATAACCTCGCTTCTCACGGAGAGTAACCTCCAGACCAGCTCGTGCTAA